Proteins encoded together in one Terriglobia bacterium window:
- a CDS encoding serine/threonine-protein kinase encodes MVGEVLGHYHIIAKVAEGKFAVVYKGRDIRLNRTVAVKVLREDCLQADTAWPRLLREAQIASALNHPNVCTLYDIGEEQGTNYIVLEFVEGKTLRAILDFGPLPIQHAFNFGMQIAEAMTYTHGAGILHRDFSSSNIVVTPTGRVKVVDFGLARLIEEERTKPDERSDSSAQEIGWLVGTLPYMAPELLHGEPATTQSGVWSLGAILFEMLTGRLPFSGRSPFELGMDIMTGSVKQLPMEIPAGLRAIVQRCLVRDKDDRYYSALEVLNHLQSEFVTFQIKAVLANRPASNPSYRAGRWRTILGWIGLAFLGH; translated from the coding sequence ATGGTTGGCGAGGTTTTGGGTCATTACCATATCATCGCAAAGGTCGCTGAGGGGAAGTTCGCGGTCGTGTATAAAGGCCGCGATATTCGCCTAAATCGAACCGTTGCGGTGAAGGTCCTCAGAGAAGACTGTCTTCAGGCAGACACGGCTTGGCCTCGGCTGCTGCGGGAGGCCCAGATCGCTTCAGCCTTGAACCACCCTAATGTCTGCACTCTTTATGATATCGGGGAAGAGCAAGGCACCAACTACATCGTCTTGGAGTTCGTTGAAGGCAAGACGCTGCGGGCAATCCTTGACTTCGGCCCTCTTCCGATCCAACACGCCTTTAATTTTGGCATGCAGATTGCCGAGGCAATGACCTATACACACGGTGCCGGAATCCTGCACCGAGACTTCAGCAGCTCGAATATTGTGGTGACTCCCACAGGCCGGGTCAAGGTCGTCGACTTCGGTCTCGCTAGGTTGATTGAAGAGGAGAGGACAAAACCGGACGAGCGTTCTGATTCCTCCGCCCAAGAGATAGGCTGGCTTGTCGGAACGCTTCCCTATATGGCTCCCGAGCTTCTGCATGGGGAGCCAGCTACCACGCAGTCTGGTGTCTGGTCCCTAGGGGCGATCTTGTTCGAGATGCTGACCGGCCGCTTACCGTTCTCCGGGCGATCACCGTTCGAGCTGGGTATGGACATTATGACAGGGTCGGTCAAGCAGTTGCCCATGGAAATCCCTGCAGGTTTGAGGGCCATTGTTCAAAGGTGCTTGGTGCGAGATAAGGATGACCGCTATTATTCGGCACTGGAAGTCCTTAACCACCTCCAATCAGAATTTGTTACGTTCCAGATAAAAGCGGTTCTTGCAAATCGCCCTGCGTCAAATCCCTCATACCGTGCGGGACGGTGGAGGACCATCCTTGGTTGGATTGGTTTGGCATTCCTCGGTCATTGA
- a CDS encoding UDP-glucose/GDP-mannose dehydrogenase family protein, producing MKIAVLGLGYVGSVTGACLAQMGHTVTGVDVSATKVHLVNFGQSPVLEQGLDSLVRQMVAEGRLRATLDPAEALDGADLSLVTVGTPSRRDGSADLDHVASALGGIGHSLRTAKKFHVVAIRSTVPPGTTESLVMPTLEQISSRRAGRDFGVCFHPEFLREGSSIHDFFNPPRTVLGTSDARTARRLSRMWRPVKAPVFVTSFKAAEILKYADNSFHALKVSFANEMGSLCRRFDVSSEEVMRMFVQDTKLNISPLYLKPGFAFGGPCLPKDVRSLGRLARENGLDLPLIQNILPSNARHLDRAVDLVLSVKKQRIGVLGLVFKSDTDDLRESPACELVKRLIAARKTVRVYDPRVRLDRLLGANQTFIRKELPSLPRLMTASCSELIESSDLIVLAGSHPEFQAGIKGLKKGKVVVDLVGLTHDQRHSGKLSRRLT from the coding sequence ATGAAAATTGCGGTACTCGGACTTGGATACGTAGGCAGCGTGACCGGTGCGTGCCTGGCCCAGATGGGGCACACGGTAACGGGAGTAGATGTTTCTGCGACAAAAGTGCATTTGGTGAATTTCGGCCAGTCGCCCGTGCTGGAGCAAGGACTGGATAGCCTGGTTCGGCAAATGGTCGCGGAAGGCAGACTTCGGGCCACTCTCGATCCGGCAGAGGCGCTTGACGGGGCTGATCTTTCACTGGTGACAGTGGGTACGCCGTCGCGTCGGGATGGCTCCGCCGACCTGGACCATGTTGCATCTGCGCTTGGAGGCATCGGACACTCCCTGCGGACCGCGAAAAAATTTCATGTGGTCGCAATTCGGAGCACGGTGCCGCCCGGGACCACAGAAAGTCTGGTGATGCCCACACTTGAGCAGATAAGCAGCAGGCGTGCGGGGCGTGATTTCGGCGTTTGCTTTCATCCCGAATTTCTTCGTGAAGGTTCCTCGATTCACGACTTTTTCAATCCGCCCAGAACGGTGCTCGGCACGAGCGACGCCAGGACCGCCCGGCGATTAAGCCGGATGTGGAGGCCAGTCAAGGCGCCCGTGTTTGTGACCTCATTCAAAGCTGCTGAAATTTTGAAATACGCCGACAACAGTTTTCACGCGCTCAAGGTGTCTTTTGCAAATGAGATGGGTTCTCTCTGCCGCCGGTTTGACGTCTCAAGCGAGGAAGTTATGCGAATGTTCGTACAGGATACCAAGCTCAACATTTCGCCGTTGTACCTGAAACCCGGCTTTGCATTCGGCGGTCCCTGTCTGCCAAAAGACGTCAGGTCGCTTGGAAGGCTCGCCCGCGAGAACGGGTTGGATCTTCCACTGATTCAAAATATTCTGCCTAGCAACGCGCGCCATCTGGACAGGGCCGTGGACCTCGTCCTTTCCGTAAAGAAGCAAAGGATTGGAGTTCTTGGTCTGGTATTCAAATCGGACACGGATGACCTCCGTGAGAGCCCTGCCTGCGAACTGGTGAAAAGGTTGATCGCCGCGAGGAAGACGGTGAGGGTTTATGATCCCCGGGTCAGGCTTGACCGACTGCTGGGTGCTAACCAGACTTTTATCCGCAAGGAACTTCCTTCGCTTCCGCGGTTGATGACGGCATCCTGCTCAGAACTTATCGAGTCCAGTGACCTCATCGTCCTGGCGGGGAGCCATCCTGAATTCCAAGCCGGCATCAAGGGGCTCAAGAAAGGTAAAGTCGTCGTTGACCTGGTGGGGCTGACGCATGACCAGCGCCATTCCGGCAAACTCAGCCGGAGGTTGACATAG
- the rpe gene encoding ribulose-phosphate 3-epimerase, with the protein MIKIAPSILSADFTRLGEQVLEAQAAGVDRIQIDVMDGRFVPNITFGTEAVASLRPITHLTLEVHLMVQPPEDFIEPFAEAGADTIIVHQEATPHLHRAIQHIHALGKKAGVAINPSTPAILLSEVIGSLDLVLVMTVNPGFGGQEFIMETLPKIREVRRQIQQMELACEVEVDGGINLDTAPLVVEAGADVLVAGSSVFGSNEGVAAAIQSLLSSVPR; encoded by the coding sequence TTGATCAAGATTGCGCCTTCGATTCTGTCCGCGGACTTTACACGCCTTGGAGAACAGGTTCTGGAAGCACAGGCGGCTGGAGTGGATCGCATTCAGATCGATGTGATGGACGGACGGTTTGTTCCGAATATTACCTTTGGAACGGAGGCTGTCGCTTCACTTCGGCCGATTACCCATCTGACCTTGGAAGTCCACCTGATGGTTCAGCCGCCGGAAGACTTTATCGAGCCGTTTGCGGAGGCGGGCGCGGACACCATCATCGTCCATCAGGAAGCCACACCGCACCTGCACCGCGCGATACAGCACATTCATGCCCTTGGCAAGAAAGCTGGCGTGGCCATCAACCCTTCCACGCCGGCCATTCTTCTTTCAGAGGTCATCGGAAGCCTTGACCTCGTTCTCGTGATGACGGTCAATCCGGGCTTTGGCGGGCAGGAATTCATAATGGAGACGCTGCCGAAGATCCGGGAAGTCCGTCGTCAGATCCAGCAAATGGAACTTGCGTGTGAGGTTGAAGTGGACGGTGGGATTAACCTCGATACCGCGCCGCTGGTGGTTGAAGCCGGGGCTGATGTTCTCGTTGCCGGATCGTCTGTATTTGGGAGCAATGAGGGCGTGGCAGCGGCAATACAATCCTTGTTGTCGAGCGTTCCTCGGTGA
- the pgl gene encoding 6-phosphogluconolactonase, whose translation MSQAKLEIFPGLEDLSRAAAAHFTDLARERVQQGRAFTIALSGGEMGRALLEMLANPEFSQRIQWDSVHLFQVDERCVPPDDIQSNYRMIRETLLRPVPGAAHNFHRMVAESDDRDAASAEYEAEVRSVLKPPEGALPRFDLALMGLGPDGHTASLFPGTAALDESRRWVCPNYVEKLQMYRMTLTYPVLNAASELVFLVSGAKKAEILRRVLEGPRDPKQFPAQGIQPGAGSLNWYLDRAAAQFLRKPPVQRKIS comes from the coding sequence ATGAGCCAAGCGAAGCTCGAGATATTTCCGGGACTGGAGGATCTGAGCCGGGCGGCGGCCGCGCACTTCACTGATCTCGCACGGGAACGTGTCCAGCAGGGAAGAGCGTTCACGATTGCGCTTTCCGGCGGTGAAATGGGACGCGCACTTCTGGAGATGCTGGCGAACCCGGAGTTTTCCCAGCGCATCCAGTGGGACAGCGTTCATCTGTTCCAGGTTGACGAGCGATGTGTCCCGCCGGATGACATCCAAAGTAACTACCGCATGATCCGCGAGACGCTGCTGCGGCCGGTGCCCGGCGCGGCCCACAACTTCCATCGCATGGTAGCCGAATCGGACGATCGCGACGCGGCGAGCGCGGAATACGAGGCGGAGGTCCGCAGCGTTCTGAAGCCGCCTGAAGGAGCGCTGCCCCGCTTCGATCTGGCGCTGATGGGATTGGGACCGGACGGGCACACAGCCTCGCTTTTTCCTGGGACGGCGGCCCTCGATGAAAGCCGGCGATGGGTTTGCCCGAACTACGTCGAAAAGCTCCAGATGTACCGAATGACGCTGACTTACCCTGTCCTCAACGCGGCCAGTGAGCTTGTGTTTCTGGTCTCGGGAGCCAAAAAGGCGGAAATTCTGCGCCGGGTGCTCGAGGGACCTCGCGATCCGAAGCAGTTTCCAGCCCAGGGAATCCAGCCGGGTGCGGGGAGCTTGAACTGGTATCTGGACCGTGCGGCGGCGCAATTTCTCCGCAAGCCCCCAGTTCAGAGGAAAATCTCTTGA
- a CDS encoding glucose-6-phosphate dehydrogenase assembly protein OpcA, whose amino-acid sequence MPLAKKFKSLTAGELQPANVATLEEELSALWRAAADDPGTEHPVMRASVLTLIAFVENEEEARESVDLISHIIAQNPCRAILLLAEPRERPDGMAAWISAQCHLPPWGARQVCCEQIYVRARGGAVNGLDNVVLPLIVPELPVYLWWRVGRFAPPSFLDQVLRRTNRVLVDSGRFEEPETDLATLGRLVERSHATGGIAFSDLNWARLTPCRELVAQNFDSDEAGSCLQDLSDISFEWETGPGERGSPIAHALLLTAWLASRLDWRPVTRLAPGAGPNRVVEFRRGDNPVRVEWIVRHETSQPPTPFKVTLKTRSDPPAIFSVSESTAEGIAHTRAEIPGRAPLERTLRMMAMGEVELVNEELKFPARDKIYEEILSLIVQMVDL is encoded by the coding sequence TTGCCGTTAGCTAAAAAGTTCAAGTCGCTCACGGCGGGCGAACTCCAGCCGGCCAACGTGGCCACGCTGGAAGAGGAATTATCTGCCCTATGGCGGGCTGCGGCAGATGATCCCGGTACAGAACACCCGGTGATGCGGGCATCCGTGTTGACCCTTATTGCGTTCGTTGAGAACGAGGAGGAAGCCCGCGAGTCGGTCGATCTGATCAGCCACATCATCGCCCAGAACCCGTGCCGAGCGATCCTGCTGCTGGCCGAACCAAGGGAACGCCCGGATGGCATGGCGGCGTGGATTTCCGCCCAGTGTCATCTTCCCCCTTGGGGCGCGCGGCAGGTTTGCTGCGAGCAGATTTACGTTCGGGCCCGGGGTGGGGCGGTGAATGGGCTGGACAATGTGGTCCTCCCGCTGATTGTCCCCGAACTTCCCGTGTATCTCTGGTGGCGGGTGGGACGCTTCGCGCCACCTTCGTTTCTTGATCAGGTGCTCCGCCGTACGAACCGGGTGCTGGTTGACTCGGGCCGGTTTGAGGAACCGGAAACCGATCTGGCCACACTGGGGCGGCTGGTAGAGCGGTCCCACGCCACCGGCGGCATAGCCTTCAGCGATCTTAACTGGGCCCGGCTTACGCCGTGCCGCGAACTGGTAGCTCAGAATTTTGATTCTGATGAGGCCGGTTCCTGTCTGCAGGACCTTTCGGACATATCATTCGAGTGGGAAACAGGTCCCGGTGAGAGAGGCAGCCCCATCGCCCACGCGCTGCTTCTTACGGCGTGGCTGGCCAGCCGTCTTGACTGGCGGCCAGTTACACGGCTTGCGCCAGGCGCCGGTCCAAACCGCGTGGTTGAATTCCGGCGCGGAGACAACCCTGTTCGCGTGGAGTGGATTGTTCGCCACGAGACAAGCCAGCCACCAACCCCCTTCAAGGTGACATTGAAGACACGTTCCGACCCTCCCGCAATCTTTTCGGTGTCCGAATCTACGGCGGAAGGCATTGCTCACACCCGGGCGGAAATTCCGGGCCGCGCTCCGCTCGAAAGAACCTTGCGGATGATGGCAATGGGCGAAGTTGAATTGGTCAACGAAGAACTCAAGTTCCCGGCGCGGGACAAAATTTATGAGGAAATCCTGAGCCTGATCGTTCAGATGGTCGACTTGTAA
- the zwf gene encoding glucose-6-phosphate dehydrogenase, with product MADISVAANPLRVGMRIRKTPSPCSMVIFGASGDLTARKLIPALYYLHRERLLPQGFSVIGCAKTPYDNAKFRETMADAVRKFSEQPSSVDDASLRSFTESIYYLTDNFGESKAYNPLRDLLEKLDNERGTGGNRVYYLATPPSSFPVIIGHLGSTGLAAPEDAEKSWTRVVIEKPFGHDLESARELTTVVNSAFKEQQVYRIDHYLGKETVQNLLVFRFANGIFEPIWNRRYIDHIEITVAEDLGVEGRGRYYEEAGLLRDMIQNHVMSVLSLVAMEPPSSFDAVEVRDEKAKVMRSMRPIDLDRLDDFVVRGQYGEGWIRGEKVPAYREEPKVSPESTTETFAALKLFIDNWRWADVPFYVRSGKRLTKRVSEIVVQFRRVPHMVFGRKTSNPVGQNVLAMRIQPNEGISINFNAKFPAPMMEIRPVKMEFRYAESFGGEPPSAYETLLLDSMLGDQTLFNREDAVELAWQLLSPLLERWREDGEKGLQRYEAGSWGPEAADRLLDRDGRRWHRL from the coding sequence ATGGCGGACATATCTGTTGCCGCAAACCCGTTGCGGGTGGGCATGCGGATCCGAAAAACTCCCAGCCCCTGCTCGATGGTGATTTTCGGAGCTTCCGGCGACCTCACAGCCCGTAAACTGATTCCTGCGCTCTACTATCTGCACCGCGAGCGGTTGTTGCCGCAGGGTTTTTCGGTGATCGGGTGTGCGAAAACGCCTTATGACAACGCAAAATTCCGGGAGACCATGGCGGACGCGGTCCGCAAATTTTCCGAACAGCCGTCGTCTGTGGATGACGCCTCGCTCAGAAGCTTTACGGAGTCAATCTATTACCTGACGGACAATTTTGGTGAAAGCAAGGCCTACAACCCGCTCCGCGATCTGCTTGAGAAATTAGACAATGAGAGGGGCACCGGAGGGAACCGCGTGTACTACCTGGCGACCCCGCCCAGTTCCTTCCCCGTCATCATCGGCCATCTCGGATCCACCGGCCTGGCTGCCCCGGAAGATGCGGAAAAAAGTTGGACTCGTGTGGTAATTGAAAAGCCTTTTGGCCACGATCTTGAAAGCGCGCGCGAACTCACCACCGTTGTGAATTCGGCTTTCAAGGAACAGCAGGTCTATCGCATCGATCACTACCTGGGCAAAGAAACCGTCCAGAACCTGCTGGTCTTCCGCTTTGCCAATGGCATCTTTGAGCCCATCTGGAACCGGCGCTACATCGACCACATTGAAATCACAGTTGCCGAGGACCTCGGAGTGGAGGGGCGGGGCCGCTATTACGAGGAAGCCGGCTTGTTGCGAGACATGATCCAGAACCACGTGATGTCGGTTTTGAGCCTTGTGGCGATGGAACCGCCGTCGTCTTTCGACGCCGTGGAAGTTCGTGATGAAAAAGCCAAGGTGATGCGTTCGATGCGACCCATTGATCTTGATCGCCTGGACGATTTTGTGGTGCGCGGCCAATATGGCGAGGGCTGGATCCGGGGCGAGAAGGTTCCTGCCTACCGCGAGGAGCCGAAGGTCTCACCAGAATCAACGACGGAAACCTTTGCCGCGCTCAAATTGTTTATCGACAATTGGCGATGGGCCGACGTTCCCTTCTATGTGCGCTCCGGCAAACGTCTAACCAAGCGGGTCTCGGAAATTGTGGTCCAGTTCAGGCGGGTCCCGCACATGGTTTTCGGGCGGAAAACCAGCAATCCTGTTGGCCAGAACGTGCTTGCCATGCGGATCCAGCCGAACGAAGGTATTTCCATTAATTTCAATGCCAAATTTCCGGCGCCGATGATGGAAATCCGCCCGGTCAAAATGGAGTTCCGCTACGCCGAGTCGTTTGGGGGCGAACCCCCCAGTGCCTACGAGACGCTGCTGCTCGACAGCATGTTGGGTGACCAGACCCTTTTCAATCGTGAAGACGCAGTAGAATTGGCCTGGCAACTATTGTCCCCGCTGCTGGAGCGCTGGCGGGAGGACGGCGAGAAGGGCTTGCAGAGGTATGAGGCGGGAAGTTGGGGTCCAGAAGCCGCCGACAGATTGCTCGATCGGGATGGTCGTCGCTGGCATCGGCTTTAA
- the tal gene encoding transaldolase encodes MSENPLKELQKYGQSVWHDYISRKEILSGELKRRIDDDGLLGVTSNPSIFEKAIAGSDDYDESISQYASERLGAPQIFQRLAIEDIQKATDVFRDVYERTNGMDGYVSLEVSPLLAHDTQGSIEEARRLFRAVNRPNVMIKIPGTKEGLAAIEQTIGEGININITLLFGMDRYAEVAKIYLKALEKRVAQGQPIDRLASVASVFVSRIDSLLDKQLEAKLAAAKAPEERQKLEGLFGKVAVANTKLIYQKYKEIFLTPRFEALAQKGARVQRALWGSTSTKNPKYSDILYVQELIGRDTVNTMPSQTIDAYRDHGKPEADTIERGLDDARKVISMLPDVGIDLDAVTQQLEDNGVEAFANDYGKLLASIEQKKKTFTGSARVAG; translated from the coding sequence ATGAGCGAGAATCCTTTGAAGGAACTGCAAAAGTACGGCCAGAGCGTCTGGCATGATTACATTAGCCGTAAGGAAATCCTTTCCGGCGAATTGAAAAGACGAATCGACGACGATGGGTTGCTGGGAGTTACGTCGAACCCGAGCATTTTTGAAAAGGCCATTGCCGGCAGCGATGATTATGACGAGAGCATCAGCCAGTATGCCAGCGAGCGGCTTGGAGCGCCGCAGATTTTCCAGAGGCTGGCGATAGAAGACATTCAGAAGGCCACCGACGTGTTTCGGGATGTTTATGAACGCACCAACGGAATGGACGGTTACGTGAGCCTGGAAGTTTCTCCCCTTCTTGCGCACGATACGCAGGGAAGCATTGAAGAGGCGCGGCGGCTGTTCCGTGCTGTGAACCGTCCGAACGTGATGATCAAAATACCGGGGACGAAAGAAGGGCTGGCTGCCATCGAACAGACCATCGGTGAAGGGATCAACATCAACATCACTTTGCTCTTTGGCATGGACCGCTACGCGGAGGTTGCCAAAATCTACCTGAAGGCGCTCGAGAAGCGCGTGGCTCAGGGGCAACCAATCGACCGGTTGGCATCCGTGGCCAGCGTATTCGTGAGCCGCATTGATTCGCTGTTGGACAAGCAGTTGGAGGCAAAGCTGGCGGCTGCCAAAGCGCCGGAAGAGCGCCAGAAGTTGGAAGGGCTTTTCGGCAAGGTTGCGGTGGCCAATACCAAGCTGATCTACCAGAAATACAAGGAAATCTTCTTAACACCCCGCTTCGAGGCGCTGGCTCAAAAGGGCGCGCGCGTGCAGCGAGCGCTGTGGGGTTCGACGAGCACCAAGAATCCCAAATACAGCGACATCCTTTACGTCCAGGAACTGATTGGCCGGGATACTGTGAACACTATGCCCAGCCAGACCATCGATGCCTACCGCGACCACGGCAAGCCCGAGGCGGATACCATCGAGCGGGGGCTTGACGACGCCCGCAAAGTCATTTCGATGCTGCCGGACGTCGGCATCGACCTGGATGCGGTGACCCAGCAGCTTGAGGACAATGGCGTCGAAGCATTTGCGAATGATTACGGGAAACTGCTGGCCAGCATCGAGCAAAAGAAAAAAACTTTTACCGGGAGCGCGCGCGTAGCCGGTTGA
- the tkt gene encoding transketolase, whose amino-acid sequence MDGHSSAAQTSKDSRSEAELDLLCINTIRGLAMDAVQKANSGHPGMPMGAAPMAYVLWTRYLRYDPLKPRWPNRDRFILSAGHGCILLYSLLHLTGYDMPLDELKQFRQWGSETPGHPEYNLDRGIETTTGPLGQGFGNGVGMAIAQKYLAAHFNRPGHELINYKIYAIVSDGDLMEGVASEAASLAGHLGLSNLIYLYDDNHISIEGSTELAFTENRAERFEAYGWFVQTIDDGNDLEAIDAALKAAEAETERPSIIMVRTHIAYGSPNKHDTAGAHGSPLGEEEVKLSKEFLGIPLEPKFYIPDDVLAHFRNAIERGEKAETEWQERLNAFRKAFPDLAAEWDRYVRGERSETWKSKLPAFKPSNGPLATRQASGAVLNAIAAELPMLIGGSADLSPSTDTLIKNAGYFKKGDYGARNFTFGVREHAMGSALNGMALSGLIPYGATFLIFSDYMRPTLRLAALMGIHSIFVYTHDSIFLGEDGPTHQPIEQIPSLRAIPNLSLIRPADANETAVAWRLAIERKGGPVALVLTRQKLPVIDREKYASAEGVAAGAYILADSQGKRADVILIASGSEVSVALEAYEKLIAEGIGARVVSMPSWDLFEKQSQSYKDEVLPPLVTARLAVEAAAPFGWERYIGLNGGVIGMSRFGASAPYKVLAEKFGFTADNIVRRAHELLGR is encoded by the coding sequence TTGGACGGACATTCATCAGCAGCTCAAACTTCAAAGGACAGCCGGAGCGAAGCAGAGCTTGACCTGCTTTGCATCAACACTATTCGCGGTCTGGCCATGGATGCCGTCCAGAAGGCGAATTCCGGCCATCCTGGGATGCCCATGGGCGCGGCGCCGATGGCGTATGTGCTGTGGACACGTTACCTGCGGTACGATCCGCTGAAACCTCGTTGGCCCAACCGTGACCGCTTCATCCTTTCAGCGGGGCATGGATGCATACTGCTTTACAGCCTTCTCCATTTGACCGGGTATGACATGCCGCTGGACGAACTCAAGCAGTTCCGGCAGTGGGGCAGCGAGACGCCGGGGCACCCGGAGTACAACCTGGACAGGGGAATTGAAACCACCACCGGGCCGTTGGGACAGGGATTCGGAAACGGCGTCGGTATGGCAATTGCTCAAAAATACCTTGCAGCGCATTTTAACCGCCCGGGACACGAACTGATCAATTACAAGATTTATGCCATCGTCAGCGATGGTGATCTGATGGAAGGGGTGGCATCCGAAGCAGCTTCCCTGGCTGGTCACCTGGGGTTGAGCAACCTCATCTACCTGTACGACGACAACCACATCTCCATCGAAGGGTCTACGGAGCTGGCCTTTACCGAAAACCGCGCAGAACGCTTTGAAGCCTATGGATGGTTCGTACAGACAATCGATGACGGCAACGACCTGGAAGCGATTGACGCGGCGCTCAAGGCTGCGGAGGCCGAAACGGAGCGGCCGTCGATCATCATGGTGCGGACCCACATTGCTTACGGAAGTCCGAACAAGCACGACACGGCAGGGGCTCATGGGTCGCCGTTGGGCGAAGAAGAAGTCAAGCTTTCCAAGGAGTTCCTCGGGATACCGTTGGAGCCGAAATTTTATATTCCCGATGATGTCCTTGCTCATTTCCGTAACGCCATTGAGCGGGGCGAGAAAGCCGAGACCGAATGGCAGGAACGCCTGAACGCCTTTCGGAAGGCTTTCCCTGATCTTGCCGCCGAGTGGGACCGCTATGTGCGCGGGGAACGGTCGGAGACATGGAAATCAAAGCTTCCGGCTTTCAAACCCTCCAACGGGCCGCTCGCCACGCGGCAGGCCTCCGGGGCCGTGCTGAATGCAATTGCTGCGGAGCTGCCTATGCTAATCGGCGGCTCGGCGGACCTTTCTCCCTCCACCGACACGCTGATCAAGAATGCCGGATATTTCAAGAAAGGCGACTACGGCGCACGCAATTTTACTTTCGGGGTACGAGAGCATGCCATGGGTTCCGCGCTCAATGGAATGGCACTGAGCGGGCTGATTCCGTATGGGGCGACGTTCCTGATTTTCTCGGACTATATGCGGCCTACGCTCCGGCTGGCAGCATTGATGGGAATTCATTCAATTTTTGTTTACACCCATGACAGTATTTTCCTGGGCGAGGATGGGCCCACCCACCAACCCATCGAGCAGATCCCATCGCTGCGCGCCATTCCGAACCTGTCGCTGATCCGGCCTGCGGATGCGAATGAGACTGCGGTAGCGTGGCGATTGGCGATTGAACGGAAGGGCGGCCCCGTGGCCCTGGTGCTGACCCGGCAAAAACTTCCGGTGATCGACCGCGAAAAGTACGCTAGCGCCGAAGGGGTGGCCGCGGGAGCTTACATCCTTGCGGATTCCCAGGGCAAGCGGGCGGATGTGATCCTGATCGCCTCGGGGTCGGAAGTTTCAGTGGCGCTGGAGGCATACGAGAAACTGATCGCCGAAGGCATTGGCGCCCGCGTGGTCAGCATGCCGTCATGGGACCTGTTTGAAAAGCAGAGCCAGTCTTACAAAGATGAGGTCCTGCCGCCTCTTGTCACGGCCCGGCTGGCTGTCGAGGCGGCGGCCCCGTTTGGTTGGGAGAGATACATCGGTCTCAACGGCGGTGTGATTGGCATGTCGCGCTTCGGCGCTTCCGCGCCCTACAAGGTGTTGGCGGAAAAGTTTGGTTTTACGGCGGACAACATCGTTCGGCGGGCCCACGAGCTCCTGGGCCGTTGA